In Flavobacterium hankyongi, the genomic window AAAGAAAGGTTGTTGGATGAACATGGATTTATCAGGTAACAATAATTCATTTGTACGTTTTAAAGATTATGGATTTTTTGTGCCTCTTAATGCTGACGGTAGCGAAGCAATCGTAAATGGTAAAGCTTACATTGATGTAGTTTCTGTTGATGAATTACGTCATTATGCAAAAGATGCTAAAAAATCTCAAGAAGAAATAAATAAGATTACTAAACCAAAAGTAACTTATGCTTTTCAGGCAACTGGCG contains:
- a CDS encoding DUF4920 domain-containing protein — translated: MKKILLLAAFSLLLASNDVNAQSKKAATNTNDYAVFGEKFTASGVLTEKAMLKKYKTLKKGDTVVIKFKSKIKEVCKKKGCWMNMDLSGNNNSFVRFKDYGFFVPLNADGSEAIVNGKAYIDVVSVDELRHYAKDAKKSQEEINKITKPKVTYAFQATGVLIKKS